The Litoreibacter ponti genome includes a window with the following:
- a CDS encoding FAD-dependent oxidoreductase encodes MRYDIAIAGAGIGGLTAGALLAAQGHKVTVFDRFAAPRPVGSGLVIQPVGQQVLSEIGAFDAAAARGNFIRRMYGHEIEGGRSVLDVLYDHDPDGPNRGLAIHRATLFDAILDAAHAAGVTLAHSHEITGRQGQHLAFANGTRDGPFDLIIDAAGASSPLSPITATPLPYGAIWGTVPWPQGTTLPIDELRQSYRRADRMIGVLPIGQLPGQPDPQAAVFWSLPRDSHTAWRAQPLEVWKTEAITLWPEVAPFLEGITDHDQMTMARYAHGTLRKPFDDGLAIIGDAAHKASPQLGQGANMALLDASALARAVAQHPLDEALPAYASARRWHVRIYQAMSWAFTPQYQSDSRWLPILRDRILFPVSQTWPASRVLTRLVRGDMIPPMASLTPRD; translated from the coding sequence ATGAGATACGACATCGCAATCGCGGGCGCCGGGATCGGCGGCCTGACCGCCGGTGCGCTGCTGGCCGCCCAGGGGCACAAGGTCACCGTATTCGACCGGTTCGCGGCACCCCGGCCGGTAGGCTCCGGCCTCGTGATCCAGCCCGTGGGGCAACAGGTGCTGTCGGAGATCGGTGCCTTTGACGCCGCTGCCGCCCGAGGCAACTTCATCCGCCGCATGTACGGCCACGAGATCGAAGGTGGCCGCTCGGTCCTCGACGTGCTCTACGATCACGACCCGGACGGGCCGAATCGCGGCCTGGCCATTCACCGCGCGACGCTGTTCGACGCTATTCTCGACGCCGCACACGCCGCGGGCGTGACGCTCGCGCACTCGCATGAGATCACCGGGCGGCAGGGACAGCACCTGGCCTTCGCCAACGGCACGCGCGACGGTCCGTTCGACCTGATCATCGACGCGGCGGGCGCGTCATCGCCGCTCTCGCCCATCACGGCCACGCCCCTGCCATATGGCGCGATCTGGGGCACTGTGCCGTGGCCCCAGGGGACGACCCTGCCGATCGATGAGCTGCGCCAAAGCTACCGGCGCGCGGACCGGATGATCGGGGTGCTGCCCATCGGTCAATTGCCGGGTCAACCAGACCCGCAGGCCGCGGTCTTCTGGTCGCTCCCGCGCGACAGCCACACTGCGTGGCGCGCGCAACCACTCGAGGTCTGGAAAACCGAGGCCATCACCCTTTGGCCCGAGGTCGCGCCCTTTCTCGAAGGCATCACGGATCACGACCAAATGACCATGGCCCGCTACGCCCATGGCACGCTGCGCAAACCCTTCGACGACGGCCTTGCAATCATCGGCGACGCCGCACACAAGGCCAGCCCACAGCTGGGCCAAGGGGCCAATATGGCCCTGCTGGACGCGTCCGCCTTGGCCCGCGCCGTCGCACAACACCCCTTGGACGAGGCATTGCCCGCCTACGCCTCAGCCCGCCGCTGGCATGTGCGCATCTATCAGGCGATGTCTTGGGCGTTCACGCCGCAATACCAATCCGACAGCCGCTGGCTTCCGATCCTGCGCGACCGCATCCTCTTTCCAGTCAGCCAGACCTGGCCCGCCTCCCGCGTCCTGACCCGCCTCGTGCGCGGCGACATGATCCCGCCCATGGCGTCCCTGACGCCGCGAGACTAG